GGCCGGTCGCCGCCGGCGGGGCGTCGTCCGGGCGGGCCGGTCACCGCCCGGACGGGCTCGGCCGCCGGCGGCTCCGCCCCGACGGGGGCAGAGCCGGACCGTTCACGGGTGCGCCGCGGGTTCAGTCCTTGATGTCGCAGATGGCGGCGCCGGAGGACAGCGAGCCGCCGACGTCCGCCCCGAGGTTCACGACGGTGCCGGAGCGGTGCGCGTTGATGGGCTGCTCCATCTTCATCGCCTCCAGGACGATGATCAGATCGCCCTCCTCGACCTGCTGCCCCTCCTCGACGGCGACCTTCACGATGGTCCCCTGCATCGGCGAGGCGAGCGTGTCCCCGGTCGCGCCGGCGCCGGCGCGCTTGGTCGGCTTGCGCCGGGCGGGCCGCGCGCCCCCCGCGACGGCCGCGCGGGCCAGCGGCATCGCCAGCGTCGCGGGCAGCGAGACCTCAAGCCGCTTGCCCGCCACCTCGACGACGACGGTCTCGCGGACGCTGCCGCCCTCGCCGTCCGCTCCCTCGGTGGCGTCGAACGGCGGGATCGACGACACGAACTCCGTCTCGATCCACCGCGTGTGGACGCTGAACGGCTCGTCCTTGCCGTGCCTGGCGCTGTCGAGCTCCGGCGCGAACGCCGGGTCGCGCACCACCGCGCGATGGAAGGGCAGCGCGGTGGCCATGCCCTCGACGCGGAACTCGGCCAGCGCGCGCGCCGCCCGCTCCAGCGCCTGCTTGCGGTCCGCGCCCGTGACGATCAGCTTGGCGAGCAGCGAGTCCCAGGCGGGGCCGATCACCGAGCCGGACTCGACTCCCGCGTCCACGCGCACGCCGGGGCCGTGCGGGGGCGCGAACGTCGTGACCGTGCCGGGGGCCGGCAGGAAGTTGCGCCCGGGGTCCTCGCCGTTGATGCGGAACTCGATCGAGTGCCCGCGCAGCTCCGGGTCGCCGTACCCGATCTCCTCGCCCCTGGCGATGCGCAGCTGCTCCCTGACCAGGTCGATGCCGCTGATCTCCTCCGTCACCGGGTGCTCGACCTGGAGCCGGGTGTTGACCTCAAGGAAGGAGATCGTGCCGTCCTGCCCGACGAGGAACTCGCACGTGCCCGCCCCGACGTAGCCGGCCTCCTTGAGGATCGCCTTCGAGGCCGCGTACAGCTCGGCGTTCTGCCCGGCGCTCAGGTAGGGCGCCGGCGCCTCCTCGACGAGCTTCTGGTGGCGCCGCTGGAGCGAGCAGTCGCGGGTGGAGACCACGACGACGTTGCCGTGGCTGTCGGCCAGGCACTGGGTCTCGACGTGCCGCGGGCGGTCGAGGTAGCGCTCGACGAAGCACTCGCCGCGGCCGAACGCCGCCTGGGCCTCGCGGACCGCGGAGTCGTACAGCTCGGGGATCTCCTCCAGGGTCCGCGCGACCTTCAGGCCGCGCCCGCCGCCGCCGAAGGCGGCCTTGATGGCCACGGGGAGGCCGTGTTCGCGGGCGAACGCGACGACCTCGTCGGCGCCGGCGACGGGGTCGGTGGTCCCGGCGACCAGGGGTGCGCCGGCGCGCTGCGCGATGTGGCGCGCGGCGACCTTGTCGCCGAGCGAGCGGATCGCGGACGGGGGCGGACCGATCCAGGTCAGCCCCGCGTCGAGCACGGCCTGCGCGAACTCCGCGTTCTCCGAGAGGAATCCGTATCCCGGGTGGATCGCGTCGGCGCCGGAGTCCGCGGCGGCCTTCAGCACCTTGTCGATGTCCAGATAGCTGGTGGCGGGGGTCTCGCCCCCCAGCGCGAAAGCCTCGTCGGTCGCGCGCGTGTGCACGGCGTCCCGGTCGGGCTCGGCGTAGACGGCCACACTGGCGATGCCGGCGTCCCGGCAGGCCCGGGCGACCCTGACGGCGATTTCGCCGCGGTTGGCGATGAGCACCTTGCGCACGATGGCTCCCTCCTTGGAACAGGGCGAGTTTATGTACTGGCGACACCCCGCAACGAGTCGCCCTCAGGGGTGACCTTGCCCACACGGACGGTGAACCGTGGTCGTTTCCCCGTCCGATTGCCGTGCTGTCCCAAGGTACGCAGCTCGCTGCGCTCAACCTTAGACGTGCGCGCGCCTCTTCCGCCTCCGGTGGCCTGACACAGGCTGCGCCGGAGGCCGTTGTAGGAAGCGGACAAGTGAGTCAAAGATTCTTTGCTCCGTGTCCGAGCAGGCTTCCGGTGGGGTTGCCGCCGGCGTTACCCAGCAGTAACGTGCGCGGCGTGAACCGGGGCAGACGAAGCGTGGCCGCGGTGGCGGCGGTCGCGGTGGCATGCGGCGCGGTCGCACTCGGGCTGACGCACTGGGTGCTCGGGCTGGCGGCCGACCGCCAGCAGATGTCTCTGGGCGGGGTCTCGCCCTCCGTCATCCGCGCCGGCGCGTGGGTCGCGGGCGCGGGGCTCGCGGCGTTCCTGCTCCTCTGCGCCGTGCTGCTGTCGCGCGCGGCGGTGCGCGACAGCCCTCCGCGCCGGCTCGCGCGCGCGGCGCTCGCCGCCGCGGCCGTGCTGCACGCGGTGCTCGCGGCACCGGCCGTGGGACTCGTCGGCTGGGCGGCGTTCACCGTGCTGATGGCGGTCTTCACGCTGATCATGCTGACCCTGACGCTGTACCCGCCGCCCGGCGCTGCCCCGCCCGGCGGCGGCGCGCGGGCCGCGGGGCCGCCCGGCGGGAGATCAGGCCCAGAGGTCGGTGATGCCGGTCCCGACCCGGGCCAGCAGGGTGCGCAGCAGGGGGAGGGACAGGCCGATGACGGTGCCCGCGCTCCCCTCGATGCCGTCGACGAACGGCGCCGACCTGCCGTCGAGGGTGAACGCCCCGGCGACGCGCAGCGGTTCCCCTGAGGCCACGTAGGCGGCGATCTCCGCGTCGGACGGCGTGCCGAACCTGACAGTCGTCGACGCGGTCTCCGAGGCGAGGGCGCCGTCCGACGTGTCGATCACGCACTGCCCGGTGTGCAGCACGCCCGCCCGGCCGCGCATCGACTTCCAGCGCGCGACGGCCTCTTCCGCGTCGGCCGGCTTGCCGAACGCCCGCCCGTCGAGTTCGAGCACGGAGTCGCAGCCGACCACCAGGGCGCTGGCGGCCTCGGCGCGTGCGGCGACCGCCGCGGCCTTGGCCTCGGCCAGGACACGCGCCAGTTCCGCGGGCGTGGGCGCCGTCAGCGCGTCCTCGTCGACGCCGCTGACGATCACCTCGGGCGCGAGCCCGGCCTGCCGCAGCAGGCCGAGCCGCGCGGGCGATTGGGAGGCCAGGATCAGCCGCCGGGCGGGCGCGGCGGAGGGCGAGGCGTGACTCATGGGCGCCAGGGTAACGGGCCCCGCGCGTCACCTGGTGAGGAGCAGGAGGGCGAGCCCCATGGCCGCCGCGACCACCCAGCCGAGCCGGGGCAGCATGGCCAGCGCGGCGCGGGTCTCCTCGTCGGGAGCCTCCCGCGTGTTCCGCATGTCGGACCACCGCATGGGGCCAGGGTGCCGGGCGGCGCCCAGCCGCGCCTGAGTACAAGTACTCATTTCCCGGCCCCTCCCGGCCGGGGCCAGGCCGCTCGCGGGCGGCCGGGAGCGGCCGGCGCGCCCCGGCGGGTGGGTCCGGGCTCAGGCCGGCGCGCCCCGGCGGGTGCGCCCGGGCTCAGGCCGGCCAGTAGCTGGTGCGCCAGGCGCGCGGGCCGGGCGCGCGCGGCGCTCGCGGCACGTTCCGCGCCGGGTCGGACCAGGCGCCGCGCGGCGCCCGCTCCGACCCGGCCCCGGCGGCGGCAGCCGCCGCCGCGGCTGCCCTGGCCTGCACCACGGCGATGGCGGCGGCCAGTTCCTCGGGCGTCGGATTGCCCCGCAGCACCCTGATCACCACAACGTCCTCCCGCTCTCCCTGTCGCCACCGCCGGCATCCCTGATACCCCTGGCACCCCTGATACCCCTGGCACCCCTGATACCCCTGGCACCCCTGATACTTCTGGCACCCCTGATACCCCTGGCGCCGAAGTCACAGGCGCCACCGGCGCCCCACGCCTTCCCGCCGCCGTCCGCACGGCCCACCGGCCGGCTCACAGCGGGATGTTGCCGTGCTTCTTCGGCGGCAGCTGCTCGCGCTTGGTCCGCAGCGCGCGCAGTCCCCGCACCACGTAGGCCCGGGTCTGGGCCGGCTTGATGACCGCGTCCACGTAGCCGCGTTCCGCCGCGGCGTACGGGTTGAGCAGCGCGTCCTCGTACTCCTCGGTCAGCCGGGCGCGCGTCGCCTCGCGCTCCTCGTCCGATTCGAGCGCCGCGAGCGTGCGCCGGTGCAGGATGTTGACCGCGCCCTGCGCCCCCATGACGGCGATCTGCGCCGTCGGCCAGGCCAGGTTGAGGTCGGCGCCCAGGTGCTTGGAGCCCATCACGTCGTACGCGCCGCCGAACGCCTTCCGCGTGATCACCGTGATCAGCGGCACCGTCGCCTCCGCGTACGCGTAGATCAGCTTCGCCCCGCGCCTGATGATGCCGTTGTACTCCTGGTCGGTGCCCGGCAGGAAGCCCGGTACGTCGACGAAGGTGAGCACCGGCAGGTTGAACGCGTCGCAGGTCCGCACGAACCTGGCCGCCTTCTCCGAGGCGTTGATGTCGAGGCAGCCCGCGAACTGGAGCGGCTGGTTGGCCACCACGCCCACCGGGTGGCCCTCGACCCGGCCGAAGCCGGTGATGACGTTGGGCGCGAACAGCGGCTGGGTCTCCAGGAACTCCCGGTCGTCCAGCACGTGTTCGATCACCTCGTGCATGTCGTACGGCTGGTTCGCGGAGTCGGGGATCAGGCCGTCGAGCTCCGCGTCCAGGGGCGACTCGGCCAGCTCGGCGTCCTGCGGGTAGGCGGGCGGGTCGGACAGGTTGTTCGACGGCAGGTAGGAGAGCAGCGTCTTGACGTAGTCGAACGCCTCCTTCTCGTCCGCCGCCATGTGGTGCGCGACACCCGAGAGCGTGTTGTGCGTGCGCGCACCGCCGAGTTCCTCGAAGCCGACGTCCTCGCCCGTGACGGTCTTGATCACGTCGGGGCCCGTGATGAACATGTGTGAGGTCTGGTCGACCATGACGGTGAAGTCGGTGATCGCCGGTGAGTAGACCGCGCCGCCCGCGCACGGCCCGGTGATCACCGAGATCTGCGGCACCACGCCGGACGCGTGCACGTTGCGCCGGAAGATCTCCGCGAAGAGACCGAGGGCCGTCACGCCCTCCTGGATGCGCGCGCCGCCCCCGTCG
Above is a genomic segment from Streptomyces marincola containing:
- a CDS encoding ATP-binding protein is translated as MRKVLIANRGEIAVRVARACRDAGIASVAVYAEPDRDAVHTRATDEAFALGGETPATSYLDIDKVLKAAADSGADAIHPGYGFLSENAEFAQAVLDAGLTWIGPPPSAIRSLGDKVAARHIAQRAGAPLVAGTTDPVAGADEVVAFAREHGLPVAIKAAFGGGGRGLKVARTLEEIPELYDSAVREAQAAFGRGECFVERYLDRPRHVETQCLADSHGNVVVVSTRDCSLQRRHQKLVEEAPAPYLSAGQNAELYAASKAILKEAGYVGAGTCEFLVGQDGTISFLEVNTRLQVEHPVTEEISGIDLVREQLRIARGEEIGYGDPELRGHSIEFRINGEDPGRNFLPAPGTVTTFAPPHGPGVRVDAGVESGSVIGPAWDSLLAKLIVTGADRKQALERAARALAEFRVEGMATALPFHRAVVRDPAFAPELDSARHGKDEPFSVHTRWIETEFVSSIPPFDATEGADGEGGSVRETVVVEVAGKRLEVSLPATLAMPLARAAVAGGARPARRKPTKRAGAGATGDTLASPMQGTIVKVAVEEGQQVEEGDLIIVLEAMKMEQPINAHRSGTVVNLGADVGGSLSSGAAICDIKD
- a CDS encoding Maf family protein gives rise to the protein MSHASPSAAPARRLILASQSPARLGLLRQAGLAPEVIVSGVDEDALTAPTPAELARVLAEAKAAAVAARAEAASALVVGCDSVLELDGRAFGKPADAEEAVARWKSMRGRAGVLHTGQCVIDTSDGALASETASTTVRFGTPSDAEIAAYVASGEPLRVAGAFTLDGRSAPFVDGIEGSAGTVIGLSLPLLRTLLARVGTGITDLWA
- the mmpB gene encoding morphogenic membrane protein MmpB, whose translation is MRWSDMRNTREAPDEETRAALAMLPRLGWVVAAAMGLALLLLTR
- a CDS encoding acyl-CoA carboxylase epsilon subunit, producing the protein MIRVLRGNPTPEELAAAIAVVQARAAAAAAAAAGAGSERAPRGAWSDPARNVPRAPRAPGPRAWRTSYWPA
- a CDS encoding acyl-CoA carboxylase subunit beta yields the protein MAENIHTTAGKIADLGRRMTEAVHAGSARAVEKQHARGKLTARERVALLLDEGSFTELDEFARHRATGFGIERNRPYGDGVVTGYGTVDGRPVAVYSQDFTVFGGSLGEVYGEKIVKVMDFAMKTGCPVIGINDGGGARIQEGVTALGLFAEIFRRNVHASGVVPQISVITGPCAGGAVYSPAITDFTVMVDQTSHMFITGPDVIKTVTGEDVGFEELGGARTHNTLSGVAHHMAADEKEAFDYVKTLLSYLPSNNLSDPPAYPQDAELAESPLDAELDGLIPDSANQPYDMHEVIEHVLDDREFLETQPLFAPNVITGFGRVEGHPVGVVANQPLQFAGCLDINASEKAARFVRTCDAFNLPVLTFVDVPGFLPGTDQEYNGIIRRGAKLIYAYAEATVPLITVITRKAFGGAYDVMGSKHLGADLNLAWPTAQIAVMGAQGAVNILHRRTLAALESDEEREATRARLTEEYEDALLNPYAAAERGYVDAVIKPAQTRAYVVRGLRALRTKREQLPPKKHGNIPL